A single Hippocampus zosterae strain Florida chromosome 1, ASM2543408v3, whole genome shotgun sequence DNA region contains:
- the p2ry4 gene encoding P2Y purinoceptor 4: protein MATPAYIPGAINQSVTFTSIFNASCRFDEEFKYILLPVSYTLVFVAGLVLNATALWTFVKMRPWSPRVVFMFHLALSDFLYVLSLPTLIYYYANRSHWPFGVAACKIVRFLFYTNLYCSILLLTCISLHRYMGICHPIKALSLIKPRHAHLACAGVWAAVVVCLVPNLVFVTTSRRDNDTLCHDTTSQDSFEEYVDYSSAVMALLFGVPFLVIVACYCKMAHTLCRPRQGLSANPASRQKSVKLIVVVLIVFAISFVPFHVTRTIYYAARVLELDCHTLNIVNFTYKITRPLASVNSCIDPILYFLAGDSYRAKLLSVLTGRRQANSSQTFTHPLANRNTSIALVYKSLDVKFNSEAQKL from the coding sequence atggcaacgccGGCATACATCCCTGGGGCGATCAACCAGTCTGTAACGTTCACATCCATCTTCAACGCCAGCTGCCGCTTTGACGAGGAGTTCAAGTACATCCTGCTACCCGTCTCCTACACGCTGGTCTTCGTGGCGGGCTTGGTGCTCAACGCCACCGCACTGTGGACCTTTGTCAAGATGCGTCCGTGGAGCCCCCGCGTCGTCTTCATGTTCCACCTGGCGCTCTCTGACTTCCTGTATGTGCTGTCGCTGCCCACGCTCATCTACTACTACGCCAACCGCAGCCACTGGCCTTTTGGCGTGGCGGCGTGCAAAATAgtgcgcttcctcttctacaccAACCTCTACTGCAGCATCCTGTTGCTCACCTGCATCAGCTTGCACCGCTACATGGGTATCTGCCACCCCATTAAGGCACTCAGCCTGATCAAACCCCGCCACGCCCACCTGGCGTGCGCCGGCGTGTGGGCGGCGGTGGTCGTCTGCCTGGTTCCCAACTTGGTGTTCGTCACCACTTCCAGGCGAGACAATGACACCTTGTGCCATGACACCACCAGCCAGGATTCCTTTGAGGAATATGTGGACTACAGCTCAGCCGTCATGGCGCTTCTGTTTGGCGTGCCCTTCTTGGTCATCGTGGCGTGCTACTGTAAGATGGCGCACACCCTGTGCCGGCCCAGACAGGGCTTGTCGGCCAACCCGGCGTCGCGACAGAAGTCCGTCAAGCTCATCGTGGTGGTGCTGATTGTCTTCGCCATCAGCTTCGTGCCCTTCCACGTCACACGCACTATTTACTACGCTGCCCGCGTGCTGGAGCTGGATTGCCACACCCTCAACATCGTAAACTTTACATACAAAATCACCAGGCCACTCGCCAGCGTCAACAGCTGCATTGACCCCATTTTGTACTTTCTGGCTGGTGACAGCTACCGTGCCAAGCTGCTCTCTGTGCTGACAGGGAGAAGGCAGGCCAACAGCAgccaaacgttcactcatcctCTGGCCAATAGGAATACAAGCATCGCTCTGGTCTACAAGAGCTTGGACGTAAAATTCAACAGCGAAGCGCAGAAGTTGTAG